From one Halothece sp. PCC 7418 genomic stretch:
- a CDS encoding aldo/keto reductase: MEARSLGQSKVKITPILMGTWQAGKAMWTGIEDTETIKAIRAGFEAGITTIDTAEIYGEGHSEQIVAQAIVDVRDQVQLASKVFPTHLHYDQVITACEGSLKNLKTDYLDLYQIHWPTGSFNSEIVPIAETMEALNELKRQGKIRAIGVSNFSQAQLAEAQQYGQIDSVQPPYSLFWRQAEQELIPYCVEQNITVLAYSSLAQGLLTGKFGPDHQFEAGDHRAKNKLFQGENYKRVLQAVGQLRPIAEKKGCTLSQLALAWLIAQPNTCAIAGARNAEQVLTNAQAPSVVLSETELAEIDHIGRGVTDYLDDNPVLWTFNV, from the coding sequence ATGGAAGCGCGGTCTTTGGGACAATCCAAGGTAAAAATTACCCCGATTTTGATGGGGACGTGGCAAGCAGGAAAAGCCATGTGGACGGGAATTGAAGATACTGAAACCATTAAAGCCATCCGCGCGGGGTTTGAAGCGGGAATCACAACGATTGATACGGCTGAAATCTATGGCGAAGGACATTCAGAACAAATTGTTGCCCAAGCAATTGTTGATGTCAGAGATCAAGTACAGTTGGCGAGTAAGGTGTTTCCCACTCACTTGCATTATGATCAGGTGATAACGGCTTGTGAGGGGTCTCTCAAGAATTTAAAGACGGATTACCTCGATTTATATCAAATTCATTGGCCCACTGGCTCGTTTAATAGTGAAATTGTTCCCATTGCAGAAACGATGGAAGCTCTCAATGAGTTGAAACGTCAGGGGAAAATCCGCGCGATCGGGGTGTCTAATTTTTCACAGGCGCAACTTGCCGAAGCCCAGCAATATGGACAAATTGATAGTGTGCAACCCCCCTATTCTCTGTTTTGGCGACAAGCAGAACAAGAATTGATTCCCTATTGTGTTGAACAAAATATAACCGTCTTGGCTTATTCTTCTTTGGCACAAGGCTTGTTAACGGGAAAATTTGGACCTGATCATCAATTTGAAGCAGGAGATCATCGGGCAAAAAATAAGCTGTTTCAAGGAGAGAATTATAAACGGGTGTTGCAAGCAGTGGGACAGCTACGCCCCATTGCCGAGAAAAAAGGCTGTACGTTGTCGCAACTGGCTTTGGCTTGGTTAATTGCTCAACCGAATACCTGCGCGATCGCGGGGGCGAGAAATGCTGAACAAGTATTAACGAATGCTCAAGCTCCCAGTGTCGTGCTATCAGAAACTGAATTAGCTGAAATTGATCACATTGGACGTGGGGTGACTGATTATTTAGACGACAATCCTGTCTTGTGGACTTTTAATGTTTAG